From Methanosarcina lacustris Z-7289, one genomic window encodes:
- a CDS encoding YcaO-related McrA-glycine thioamidation protein → MPEIKIDRSLSYIEGTQRVYDEATTLENTKAQIKKIGVTRIADITNLDRLGIPIFSAIRPSAAPGAISIYSGKGSTEQRARISAIMESFERCLAERPGVNANIEGGISAPALVDSYASAIENCSVLDPKALLLSQPFNPSSLMEWVGAYDLMNGEETFISANAVYHPYDAPGQCQKLFLSNTNGLASGNVLEEAILHGMLEVIERDAISTAQFTRNLGKEIVLTEEDGYLYELTRKFKDAGVGLKVWLVPTDTGIPTVIAATDDAKLKDPALLVMGAGSHLKPEIAVARAITEAAQSRVVQIQGAREDTDREGFIRSIGYDRMKRLNWFWFEEGEKISLSEVQDLSRKSPAENIDLILENLKGLAEKVLVVDLSREEVAVPVVRVIIPGFELFTIDRDRTGKRIAAGKKKEFSRNKNEKPWKRR, encoded by the coding sequence ATGCCCGAGATAAAAATTGACAGGTCTCTCTCATACATCGAAGGCACACAGCGTGTGTATGATGAAGCCACAACCCTTGAAAACACCAAAGCCCAGATAAAAAAGATAGGTGTTACCCGAATTGCAGATATCACAAACCTGGATAGGCTCGGAATTCCAATCTTCTCGGCAATCCGCCCCAGTGCCGCTCCGGGAGCCATTAGTATCTACTCAGGCAAGGGCTCAACCGAGCAAAGGGCCCGAATTTCGGCAATAATGGAGAGTTTTGAGCGCTGCCTGGCAGAAAGGCCGGGCGTGAACGCAAATATCGAAGGCGGCATTTCTGCCCCGGCACTCGTGGACTCCTATGCCTCTGCCATAGAAAACTGCAGCGTGCTTGACCCAAAAGCCCTGCTCCTATCCCAGCCTTTTAACCCCAGTTCCCTTATGGAGTGGGTCGGAGCATATGACTTGATGAACGGGGAAGAGACATTCATAAGCGCCAATGCGGTTTACCATCCCTACGACGCGCCCGGACAGTGCCAGAAACTTTTTCTGAGCAATACAAATGGACTGGCATCCGGAAACGTGCTTGAGGAAGCTATCCTGCACGGGATGCTTGAAGTTATAGAAAGAGATGCCATCAGCACAGCCCAATTTACCCGTAATCTTGGAAAGGAAATCGTGCTGACAGAAGAAGACGGGTACCTTTACGAGCTTACCCGAAAATTCAAAGATGCCGGAGTTGGACTCAAGGTATGGCTTGTCCCGACTGATACAGGAATCCCGACAGTTATTGCGGCAACCGATGATGCAAAATTGAAAGACCCGGCTCTTCTGGTTATGGGGGCAGGCTCCCACCTTAAACCTGAAATCGCAGTTGCAAGAGCAATAACTGAAGCTGCGCAGTCGAGGGTTGTCCAGATTCAGGGTGCAAGGGAAGACACGGACAGGGAGGGCTTTATCCGAAGTATAGGGTATGACCGCATGAAGCGCCTGAACTGGTTCTGGTTCGAAGAAGGCGAAAAAATATCCCTCTCCGAAGTGCAGGACCTTTCCAGAAAGAGCCCTGCGGAAAACATCGACTTGATACTTGAAAACCTGAAGGGTCTTGCCGAAAAGGTACTTGTCGTGGACCTCTCAAGAGAAGAAGTCGCAGTGCCTGTAGTCAGGGTAATCATTCCGGGTTTTGAACTTTTCACTATTGACCGCGACCGTACAGGAAAAAGAATTGCTGCCGGGAAGAAGAAAGAATTTTCCAGAAACAAAAACGAAAAGCCCTGGAAAAGAAGATGA
- a CDS encoding DUF7490 domain-containing protein — MGKQGIKLTQMLILMSIIFLFASGSGCIRSFEEESYYNIRDMDISADRAGTSFVDLNVTTYVEKYQGDTEKNTSLLLKVYSKESGLLEVQEEVKLGKLKKGETKAVSQSLNLPKTGGYDIRSVLFEEDIQKNTGEINVYNLDFLPADVQDIGLEISEMDFRVRKVEDKKVLIESDLYLTNDGKKTSQDLRMLVKVREMDAGLLADKVWMQTGEIKPETTVIRSVNLTMPDQYNYVVEVLIWNNDTIVRRGEDYIQLNPEIKIKDKTSTETRKIQTSEFENADEPRMVPEEDYAGEGATPGFSMFLSAVLLCSAAVLRRRFG, encoded by the coding sequence TTGGGAAAACAGGGAATTAAACTAACCCAAATGCTAATTTTGATGTCCATTATCTTCCTTTTTGCCTCTGGAAGCGGCTGCATCCGAAGTTTTGAAGAGGAAAGCTACTACAACATCAGGGATATGGACATTTCTGCAGATCGTGCAGGGACTTCTTTTGTAGACCTCAATGTCACGACATACGTAGAAAAATACCAGGGGGATACAGAGAAAAACACCTCTCTTCTGTTGAAAGTTTACAGTAAGGAGAGCGGGCTGCTTGAGGTACAGGAGGAAGTGAAGCTCGGAAAGCTGAAAAAAGGGGAAACAAAAGCCGTAAGTCAGAGCTTGAACCTGCCTAAGACCGGAGGATATGATATACGTTCAGTTCTTTTCGAAGAAGATATTCAGAAGAACACCGGAGAAATCAATGTCTACAACCTGGATTTTCTGCCTGCCGACGTGCAGGACATAGGGCTTGAAATTTCCGAAATGGATTTCAGGGTCCGGAAGGTGGAAGACAAAAAAGTCCTCATTGAAAGCGATCTCTATCTGACAAACGATGGCAAGAAAACCAGTCAGGATCTCCGTATGCTTGTCAAGGTCCGGGAAATGGATGCGGGGCTCCTTGCAGACAAGGTCTGGATGCAGACCGGGGAAATTAAGCCCGAAACAACAGTTATCCGGAGTGTCAACCTTACTATGCCGGACCAGTACAACTACGTTGTCGAAGTGCTGATCTGGAACAATGATACTATTGTCAGGCGCGGAGAAGATTATATCCAGCTCAACCCGGAAATTAAGATTAAAGATAAGACTTCCACGGAAACCAGGAAGATTCAGACCAGTGAATTTGAAAATGCGGATGAACCTAGAATGGTTCCTGAAGAGGACTATGCAGGAGAAGGAGCAACTCCCGGATTCAGCATGTTCCTGTCAGCAGTCCTGCTCTGTTCGGCAGCAGTTCTAAGGAGGCGGTTTGGATGA
- a CDS encoding CheR family methyltransferase translates to MKNKGGINVSEEGVKGKKNGIKTVSKTASKTASKTVKINNERTQIGEDKIKVSRNLEEDPGFELLKRVITENTGFNCEQYKEAHFKRRVNVRIRATNSESYEEYLRLLKKNSVEHEDLFAALTINVSEFYRNPETFKVIEKEVIPFLIKSRSTSIVKSIRIWSAGCATGEEAYSLAILMHRVLGRDFYRYRISIIGTDIDHLSLEKARKGIYRENVLKNVDASIRESYFVRHGETYQVSDQLRSMIHFKRHDMISDSSTNRFDLIICRNVMIYFKKEIQEHLQLNFHKALNRGGFFVIGKTETLLGTASNRFKPYNTRERLYIKET, encoded by the coding sequence ATGAAGAATAAAGGTGGAATAAACGTAAGTGAAGAAGGAGTAAAAGGAAAAAAAAATGGAATAAAAACAGTTAGCAAAACAGCCAGCAAAACAGCCAGCAAAACAGTAAAAATAAACAACGAGAGAACACAGATAGGTGAAGATAAAATAAAGGTGAGCAGAAATCTTGAGGAAGACCCCGGATTTGAACTGTTAAAAAGAGTAATTACGGAAAATACTGGTTTTAACTGTGAGCAATATAAAGAAGCCCATTTCAAGCGTAGAGTTAACGTCCGGATCAGAGCTACCAATTCAGAAAGCTATGAAGAATACCTCAGGCTGCTGAAAAAGAACTCAGTAGAACATGAGGATCTCTTTGCAGCCCTTACCATAAATGTCAGTGAGTTTTACCGAAACCCGGAGACCTTTAAAGTAATTGAAAAAGAAGTAATTCCCTTTCTGATAAAATCCAGATCAACTTCAATTGTAAAATCAATTCGTATCTGGAGTGCAGGCTGTGCAACAGGAGAGGAGGCTTATTCTCTTGCCATTTTGATGCACAGAGTTCTTGGGAGAGACTTTTACAGGTATCGAATAAGCATTATAGGCACTGATATTGACCATTTAAGCCTTGAAAAAGCCCGAAAAGGCATTTACCGTGAAAATGTGCTTAAAAATGTGGACGCCAGTATAAGAGAAAGCTATTTCGTAAGGCATGGTGAGACATACCAGGTTTCTGACCAGTTAAGAAGTATGATACATTTTAAACGGCATGACATGATATCAGACTCCAGTACAAACCGTTTTGACCTCATAATCTGCCGAAACGTCATGATATACTTTAAAAAAGAAATTCAGGAACATTTGCAGCTTAATTTTCATAAAGCATTGAACAGAGGAGGGTTTTTTGTGATAGGTAAAACAGAAACATTACTGGGAACCGCCTCAAATCGTTTTAAGCCTTACAATACAAGAGAACGCCTATATATAAAAGAAACTTAG
- a CDS encoding response regulator: MARVMIVDDAEFMRMVIKDILLKHGHEVVAEVGDGEEAVQTYLEVKPDLVLMDIIMPDMDGKEALKKLLLMDPDAKVVMCSSLGQQALITESMKIGAMGFIVKPFESDGMLDVIKKIAEPN; this comes from the coding sequence ATGGCAAGAGTAATGATCGTGGACGATGCCGAATTTATGCGAATGGTAATCAAGGACATTCTTTTAAAGCACGGACACGAGGTGGTTGCTGAGGTAGGTGATGGGGAAGAAGCAGTTCAGACATACCTGGAGGTAAAACCTGACCTTGTGTTAATGGACATAATAATGCCAGATATGGATGGGAAAGAGGCATTGAAAAAACTTCTTTTAATGGACCCTGATGCAAAAGTTGTAATGTGCTCTTCTCTTGGACAGCAGGCTCTGATAACGGAATCTATGAAAATTGGTGCCATGGGTTTCATAGTAAAACCTTTTGAGTCCGATGGCATGCTGGATGTAATTAAAAAAATTGCTGAGCCAAATTAA
- a CDS encoding protein-glutamate methylesterase/protein-glutamine glutaminase — protein MTIRALIVDDSALIRKVLSDILNEDPKIRVIGTAVNGKGGLEKIKTFRPDVVLLDNVMPVLDGLKTLACIMKEYPTPVVIVSALGERAEEITLTAFEYGAVDVIEKPSGILSQSLPEMAEEICRKVRTAAKADLKNLECMRDLEPENPEKGEKKEENKGEKKKENKGEKKKENKEKELHETAAPVRNVLVIGASTGGPRALEKLISSLPAEIPAAVLVVQHMPPGFTASLSKRLDEKSALRVKEAKEGDRVEEGTVLIAPGNYHMEIVRNKVKGLEEEVVHLSCSPKELGSRPSVNVLFRSVAPVYGPRVISLVLTGMNCDGADGAEEIKKMGGKVIAEARSSCVVYGMPGEIVRRNLADLVLPLDRMAEEIIRLVE, from the coding sequence ATGACTATCCGCGCACTCATAGTAGATGATTCTGCTTTAATTCGCAAGGTTCTTTCCGATATTCTCAACGAAGACCCGAAGATCAGAGTTATCGGAACGGCAGTCAACGGAAAGGGCGGTCTTGAAAAAATCAAGACCTTCAGGCCCGATGTAGTACTTCTGGACAATGTAATGCCCGTTCTTGACGGCCTTAAGACTCTTGCCTGTATCATGAAAGAATATCCAACTCCTGTAGTTATAGTGTCAGCTCTGGGGGAAAGAGCTGAAGAGATTACCCTTACAGCTTTTGAGTATGGAGCAGTGGATGTAATCGAAAAGCCCTCGGGTATTCTTAGTCAGAGTCTGCCCGAGATGGCAGAGGAAATTTGCAGGAAAGTCAGGACAGCTGCAAAAGCTGACCTTAAAAACCTGGAGTGCATGCGAGATTTAGAACCTGAGAATCCGGAGAAAGGGGAGAAGAAAGAGGAGAATAAAGGGGAGAAGAAAAAGGAGAATAAAGGGGAGAAGAAAAAGGAGAATAAAGAGAAAGAGCTTCATGAGACCGCAGCTCCTGTAAGAAATGTACTGGTGATAGGCGCATCCACAGGAGGTCCAAGGGCCCTGGAAAAACTTATAAGCTCACTTCCCGCAGAGATTCCAGCTGCCGTTCTTGTAGTACAGCACATGCCTCCGGGTTTTACAGCATCTCTTTCTAAAAGGCTTGATGAAAAGTCAGCCCTCAGGGTAAAAGAGGCAAAGGAAGGGGATAGGGTAGAGGAAGGAACTGTGCTTATAGCCCCGGGTAATTATCATATGGAAATTGTACGAAATAAAGTAAAAGGCCTTGAAGAAGAAGTAGTACATCTCTCTTGTAGCCCTAAAGAACTGGGATCCAGACCTTCAGTAAATGTCCTTTTCAGATCAGTTGCACCGGTTTACGGCCCCAGAGTTATTTCCCTTGTTCTTACAGGAATGAACTGCGATGGAGCAGATGGAGCTGAGGAGATTAAAAAAATGGGGGGCAAAGTAATCGCAGAAGCCCGGAGTTCATGTGTGGTATACGGAATGCCGGGAGAGATTGTAAGGCGAAACCTGGCGGACCTCGTGCTCCCTCTGGATAGAATGGCTGAAGAGATTATCAGACTAGTAGAATGA
- a CDS encoding response regulator, with translation MPEILIVEDNLLNLVVEADLLKSCGYDPMKAKNGFEALEVLSKVKVDLVLMDMELPKMHGLELLQRIKCNPDTRSIRVVAVTGHCDPESTQEFLKAGCHAVLSKPINFDIFGSQVKEFLTVTSSSLNFPE, from the coding sequence ATGCCTGAAATCCTGATTGTTGAGGATAACCTGCTTAACCTTGTTGTCGAAGCTGACCTTCTGAAATCCTGCGGATATGATCCTATGAAAGCAAAAAACGGCTTTGAAGCGCTGGAAGTTCTCAGTAAGGTCAAAGTTGATCTTGTACTGATGGATATGGAACTTCCAAAGATGCATGGTCTTGAACTGCTTCAACGGATAAAATGCAACCCTGATACACGAAGCATAAGAGTGGTTGCCGTCACAGGACATTGTGATCCTGAAAGTACACAGGAATTCCTTAAAGCCGGATGTCATGCTGTCCTTTCCAAACCCATAAATTTTGACATTTTTGGATCGCAGGTCAAAGAGTTTCTTACAGTAACGAGTTCTTCACTGAATTTTCCTGAGTAA
- a CDS encoding TfuA-related McrA-glycine thioamidation protein has translation MKARAVIFTGNSISHEDAKKILRAKYQPPIRRFQLEKFVQQGYKVMGIIDGIFFDRAAVGHREILSALNAGVKVVGGASMGALRASELDTHGMIGVGKIYEWYRDGVLESDDEVAVSTNPDTFEPISVPLVNIRETLKAALAAGFVSEKEHDDLLELAINTYYPDRSYLGLTKEGTKKGLIPEEKRNILLDFCLNSEVDVKRQDAILVLETVKKLIEEAET, from the coding sequence ATGAAAGCAAGAGCAGTTATCTTTACCGGTAACAGCATCAGCCATGAGGATGCCAAAAAAATCCTCAGGGCAAAATACCAGCCCCCGATACGCAGGTTCCAGCTTGAAAAGTTTGTCCAGCAGGGGTATAAGGTAATGGGAATAATAGACGGAATTTTCTTTGACCGAGCTGCAGTAGGGCACAGAGAGATCCTATCTGCCCTTAATGCAGGAGTAAAGGTAGTGGGCGGCGCCAGCATGGGAGCCCTCAGGGCTTCGGAACTGGACACACACGGCATGATAGGCGTTGGGAAGATTTACGAATGGTACAGAGACGGGGTTCTTGAGTCTGACGATGAAGTAGCTGTAAGCACCAACCCTGACACTTTTGAGCCCATCTCCGTACCCCTGGTAAACATCCGGGAAACCCTTAAAGCCGCTCTAGCTGCCGGATTTGTAAGTGAAAAAGAGCACGATGACCTTCTGGAACTTGCAATTAATACTTACTACCCTGACCGGAGCTATCTCGGGCTTACAAAAGAAGGGACTAAAAAAGGTCTGATCCCGGAAGAAAAAAGGAATATACTTCTTGATTTTTGCCTTAACAGCGAAGTTGATGTAAAAAGGCAGGATGCGATTCTTGTGCTTGAAACCGTAAAAAAATTAATTGAAGAGGCTGAAACTTAA
- a CDS encoding YgaP family membrane protein, with protein MDLKKLFLEENVGGFDLILRTLLGVLGITALAMNLIKSSPLKWIVALIAFTGLFTSIIRHCTPYVILGINTAKKK; from the coding sequence ATGGATCTCAAAAAATTGTTTCTTGAAGAAAATGTAGGCGGTTTTGATCTGATTCTCCGAACCTTGCTCGGAGTACTTGGAATTACTGCTCTGGCAATGAATCTCATAAAAAGTTCTCCTTTGAAATGGATCGTTGCCTTGATAGCTTTTACGGGACTTTTCACTTCGATAATCAGGCACTGCACTCCCTATGTTATTCTTGGGATTAACACTGCAAAGAAAAAATAA
- a CDS encoding chemotaxis protein CheA: MDMSKYIGIFRSESEKYIKEMSDSLLELELDPVNIEQMNVMFRAAHTFKGMAATMGFRQIVELTHEMESLIERFRTGRLTLDSSLIDILFECLDALEGLVENVCKSAERKTEERKNDRSESNKSYPDAGEVLKTLRAINNPSEEVIPRKTESDSFSVDKKIGEKEEKKEEKERREGEEKEERERKEEKKEKQEEEREKKQLKSINEELKENKSCTDSGPDSKVNSVQKLRIQDSKTPSPKIQSSRISTEQLDKLMNLVGELVINRSRVKELTGESKSKDLEFALSEFQKLTRELQEEVLEIRMVPLDHITNIFPRMIRDLARAQNKKINFIIRGKEIKLDRAIMEEIVDPLVHLLRNAVDHGIEIPEKRVELGKEENGTIMITASRQQNYILIKIEDDGRGINTEEIRKAALKKGLISREEAEQLSEREVIKLIFTPGLSTASMVTDLSGRGVGMDVVKNRIERLGGTIKVESKPGSGSRFELRLPITIALYQAMLVKVGMERYAIPFTSIVKSISVRKEEVRHIRGEEVIVINEKALPLLKLSKLFQLPAAQKEESLVIVIVEKAGQYIGLVVDALLGKQEVIIKNFKSKLLEKTRGFAGATIMGDGSVILILDVNSII, from the coding sequence ATGGATATGTCAAAATATATAGGTATTTTCAGGTCCGAATCTGAAAAATATATTAAAGAAATGAGTGATTCCCTGCTGGAGCTCGAACTGGATCCTGTAAATATTGAGCAGATGAATGTAATGTTCCGCGCAGCCCATACTTTCAAAGGTATGGCTGCAACCATGGGATTCAGGCAAATTGTCGAACTAACACATGAGATGGAAAGCCTGATTGAAAGGTTTCGTACGGGGCGGCTAACTCTTGATTCTTCTTTAATTGATATTCTCTTCGAATGTCTGGATGCTCTGGAGGGACTTGTTGAAAATGTCTGCAAGAGCGCAGAACGCAAAACCGAAGAAAGAAAAAACGATAGAAGTGAAAGTAATAAGTCCTATCCTGACGCAGGGGAAGTTCTGAAAACTCTCAGAGCTATAAATAACCCCTCAGAAGAAGTTATCCCGCGAAAAACTGAATCAGATTCCTTTTCTGTAGACAAAAAAATAGGGGAAAAAGAAGAGAAAAAAGAAGAAAAGGAAAGAAGAGAAGGGGAAGAAAAAGAAGAAAGAGAAAGAAAAGAAGAGAAAAAAGAAAAACAAGAAGAAGAAAGAGAAAAAAAGCAACTCAAAAGTATAAATGAAGAACTAAAAGAAAATAAAAGCTGTACTGACTCCGGACCAGATTCGAAGGTAAATAGTGTACAAAAATTAAGAATACAGGATTCAAAGACACCGAGTCCAAAGATACAAAGTTCAAGGATCAGTACGGAACAGTTAGATAAGCTGATGAATCTTGTGGGTGAGCTCGTAATTAACAGGAGCAGGGTAAAAGAGCTTACAGGGGAATCTAAATCAAAGGATCTTGAGTTTGCACTTTCCGAATTCCAGAAACTAACCAGGGAGCTTCAAGAAGAAGTATTAGAGATAAGAATGGTTCCTCTGGATCATATCACCAATATTTTTCCCAGGATGATAAGGGATCTTGCAAGGGCGCAAAATAAAAAAATTAATTTTATAATAAGGGGAAAAGAAATCAAGCTTGATCGAGCTATTATGGAAGAAATCGTAGACCCTCTGGTGCACCTGTTAAGAAACGCAGTGGACCATGGAATAGAAATTCCCGAGAAACGTGTGGAACTCGGGAAAGAGGAAAACGGCACTATAATGATTACGGCTTCAAGGCAGCAAAATTATATTCTTATCAAAATCGAAGATGATGGAAGGGGAATAAACACAGAAGAAATCCGGAAAGCTGCATTGAAAAAAGGACTCATTTCAAGAGAGGAAGCTGAACAACTTTCGGAAAGAGAAGTAATAAAGCTGATTTTTACACCGGGACTCAGTACCGCCAGCATGGTCACCGATCTTTCAGGCAGAGGGGTTGGAATGGATGTTGTAAAGAACCGGATTGAACGTCTGGGAGGGACCATAAAAGTAGAATCAAAACCCGGATCTGGTTCAAGATTCGAACTAAGGCTGCCCATAACAATTGCTCTTTATCAGGCTATGCTTGTAAAGGTCGGAATGGAAAGATATGCGATTCCTTTCACCAGCATAGTAAAAAGTATCTCAGTCAGGAAAGAAGAAGTTCGGCATATCAGGGGTGAAGAGGTTATTGTGATAAACGAAAAAGCACTCCCTCTACTGAAATTAAGTAAGTTATTTCAATTGCCTGCTGCCCAGAAAGAAGAAAGCCTTGTCATTGTTATAGTGGAAAAAGCCGGACAATATATAGGACTTGTTGTAGATGCACTGCTTGGAAAGCAGGAAGTTATTATAAAAAATTTTAAAAGCAAGCTGCTGGAAAAAACCCGGGGATTTGCAGGAGCAACAATTATGGGGGACGGGAGTGTCATTTTAATTCTTGATGTTAACTCCATAATCTGA
- the fhcD gene encoding formylmethanofuran--tetrahydromethanopterin N-formyltransferase, with translation MEINGVEIEDTYAEAFPIKISRVLITAVTKRWAQVAATEATGFGTSVIMCPAEAGIERFASPSETPDGRPGVYIQICTFKYEALEEQLLERIGQCVLTAPTTAVFNGLPDAEKQFNIGFKLKFFGDGMESEAQIAGRKVYKVPIMEGDFVSEENIGAIAGIAGGNFFIFGDSQMSALTAAEVAVDAISELEGTITPFPGGIVSSGSKAGANKYKFLKATANEKFCPSIKDKVEGTEIPADVNAVYEIVINGLNEESIKTAMKAGIKAAVTVPGIKKISAGNYGGKLGKYQFKLHELF, from the coding sequence ATGGAAATAAATGGAGTAGAAATTGAAGATACATATGCAGAAGCGTTTCCGATCAAGATTTCAAGGGTGCTCATAACAGCAGTCACAAAGCGCTGGGCACAGGTAGCAGCCACTGAAGCTACCGGCTTCGGGACATCAGTTATAATGTGCCCTGCAGAGGCTGGAATTGAAAGGTTCGCAAGCCCCAGTGAGACCCCCGATGGAAGGCCTGGTGTCTATATCCAGATCTGTACTTTCAAATACGAAGCTCTCGAAGAACAGCTGCTTGAGAGGATAGGGCAGTGCGTACTTACCGCTCCTACAACTGCAGTCTTTAACGGACTGCCTGACGCTGAGAAGCAATTTAATATTGGCTTTAAACTCAAATTCTTTGGAGACGGAATGGAGTCCGAGGCTCAGATTGCAGGCCGCAAAGTATACAAAGTCCCGATCATGGAAGGCGACTTTGTGAGTGAAGAAAATATAGGAGCCATAGCCGGAATTGCAGGCGGAAACTTCTTTATCTTCGGAGACTCCCAGATGAGCGCCCTGACGGCAGCAGAGGTTGCCGTTGATGCAATTTCGGAACTTGAAGGCACAATTACCCCATTCCCTGGTGGCATTGTCTCAAGCGGATCCAAGGCTGGAGCGAACAAATACAAATTCCTGAAAGCTACTGCAAATGAAAAATTCTGCCCCTCCATAAAGGACAAAGTGGAAGGCACAGAAATTCCTGCCGATGTCAATGCTGTCTATGAAATTGTCATCAACGGGCTTAATGAAGAGAGCATAAAAACAGCCATGAAAGCCGGAATAAAAGCTGCGGTAACTGTCCCCGGAATCAAGAAGATTTCTGCAGGTAACTACGGCGGCAAACTGGGTAAATATCAGTTCAAACTTCACGAGCTCTTCTGA